One Tolypothrix bouteillei VB521301 DNA window includes the following coding sequences:
- a CDS encoding DUF1611 domain-containing protein — protein sequence MRLALNQRVAILLHEGIQGRQGKTGLALLRYSEASIVAAIDRQCAGKSLLELTGIKRDVPIVSSVAESLEYKPQVLVIGIAPKGGTVPDDYWHEIKDAVIAGMSIVNGLHTPLSTMTELKALLKPGQVIWDVRKEPPNLGVASGIARTLPCRRVLTVGTDMAVGKMSTSLELNWASRLRGLRSKFLATGQTGLMLEGDGVPLDAVRVDYAAGAVEQMVVRYGQNYDILHIEGQGSLLHPGSTATLPLIRGSQPTQMILVHRAGQTEVSSGGVFIPPLPEVVRLYETVARAGGAFAAVPVAGIALNTRHLDEPAAKDAIASVEAETHLPCTDPVRFGAGKLLDAVMKA from the coding sequence GTGCGTCTGGCGCTTAATCAAAGAGTTGCAATTTTATTGCACGAAGGAATCCAAGGAAGGCAAGGCAAAACCGGGCTCGCACTTTTACGCTATAGTGAAGCCTCGATAGTAGCAGCGATTGACCGCCAATGTGCGGGTAAATCTTTGTTGGAGTTAACGGGTATCAAGCGTGATGTACCGATAGTCTCATCGGTAGCAGAATCGCTGGAGTACAAACCGCAAGTTTTGGTTATTGGTATCGCCCCTAAAGGAGGGACTGTACCGGATGATTATTGGCATGAAATCAAAGATGCTGTCATCGCTGGAATGTCAATAGTGAACGGTTTGCACACGCCACTGTCAACAATGACAGAGTTAAAGGCATTGCTAAAACCGGGACAAGTCATCTGGGATGTACGGAAAGAACCACCCAATCTGGGCGTAGCTTCTGGAATAGCACGAACTTTACCCTGTCGTCGGGTCTTGACTGTGGGAACCGATATGGCCGTAGGTAAGATGTCAACAAGTTTGGAGTTAAACTGGGCGTCACGACTGCGAGGATTGCGTTCTAAATTTTTGGCAACAGGGCAAACAGGTTTAATGTTGGAAGGAGATGGGGTACCGCTAGATGCCGTGAGGGTGGATTATGCTGCTGGTGCGGTGGAACAAATGGTTGTGCGTTACGGTCAAAATTACGACATTTTACATATTGAAGGACAAGGTTCGCTGCTGCACCCTGGTTCTACAGCAACTTTGCCCTTAATACGTGGTTCGCAACCGACGCAAATGATATTAGTCCATCGTGCGGGACAAACTGAGGTATCTAGTGGTGGCGTGTTTATTCCACCCCTACCAGAAGTTGTTCGGCTGTATGAGACTGTCGCCCGTGCAGGAGGCGCTTTTGCAGCCGTACCTGTTGCAGGGATTGCCCTAAATACTAGACATTTGGATGAGCCCGCAGCTAAAGACGCGATCGCATCTGTGGAAGCAGAAACTCATCTTCCCTGTACAGATCCCGTTCGTTTTGGTGCTGGTAAGTTGTTGGATGCAGTGATGAAGGCTTAG
- a CDS encoding dipeptide epimerase, translating into MQIEVETFTVNKRFPLTISRGTTAKTTNLWVKILHDGIEGWGEASPFGVGTSPQSTEIIKNALLQVLPVLQKFSPLQKQAIDAVLNQSRIPSSAKAGLDIAMHDWLGKQVGLPLWQLWGLDRSYIVHTSVTIGINSPEGARARARDWLQFTDVRVFKVKLGNPDGIAADRKMLLAVREEAPDRELYVDANGGWSLEDAVQMCNWLAEVGIKYVEQPLQKGQEERLGNLKKQTSLPIFVDESCFTSSDIPKLANYVDGINIKLMKSGGLTEAMRMVHTARAHGLQVMFGCYSDSTLANTAALQLAPLADYLDLDSHLNLIDDPFTGAILQGGRVLPNDLPGLGVQRSASGA; encoded by the coding sequence ATGCAAATAGAAGTAGAGACATTCACTGTAAACAAGCGCTTTCCTTTAACTATCAGTCGCGGTACAACGGCAAAGACAACAAATTTATGGGTAAAGATTTTGCACGATGGTATAGAAGGGTGGGGAGAAGCATCGCCTTTTGGTGTCGGGACGTCTCCACAATCAACAGAGATCATCAAGAACGCTTTACTGCAAGTTTTACCTGTTTTACAAAAATTTAGCCCCTTGCAAAAGCAAGCAATTGATGCGGTGTTGAATCAATCGCGCATTCCTTCATCTGCCAAAGCAGGGTTAGATATAGCCATGCATGATTGGTTGGGAAAACAAGTGGGGCTACCTCTATGGCAATTATGGGGACTCGATCGCAGTTATATTGTACATACATCAGTCACTATTGGTATTAACTCTCCTGAAGGCGCAAGGGCTAGGGCGCGAGATTGGTTGCAATTTACTGATGTCCGTGTTTTTAAGGTAAAGTTGGGAAATCCGGATGGTATTGCGGCAGATAGAAAAATGTTATTAGCAGTGCGAGAGGAAGCACCAGATCGAGAATTGTACGTTGATGCGAATGGGGGTTGGAGTTTGGAAGATGCAGTACAAATGTGCAATTGGTTGGCGGAAGTGGGTATAAAGTATGTAGAGCAACCGCTGCAAAAAGGTCAGGAAGAAAGGTTAGGCAACCTCAAGAAGCAAACTTCTCTACCTATCTTTGTTGATGAAAGTTGCTTCACGAGTTCGGATATTCCCAAATTAGCAAACTACGTAGATGGAATTAATATCAAATTGATGAAGTCTGGAGGCTTGACAGAAGCAATGCGGATGGTACATACAGCACGGGCGCATGGGTTGCAAGTGATGTTTGGTTGCTATTCCGACAGCACGCTAGCCAATACAGCAGCGCTACAGCTTGCTCCATTGGCTGACTATCTGGACTTAGACAGTCATCTCAATCTTATAGATGACCCCTTTACAGGCGCAATCTTGCAAGGGGGGAGAGTGTTACCAAACGATTTACCAGGGTTGGGGGTACAACGCAGTGCGTCTGGCGCTTAA
- a CDS encoding NUDIX hydrolase: MTNLQKWKILHSTMVLDHYWCKVRQDKLQLPNGKIIDDYFVNLKQEVALILPITSNREIIFVRQYRHAVGEFFIELPAGSFDPAQESAETAAIRELQEETGYFAQRVTKISTLYDKPSKDTNQIHLFLAENVTKVGSQNLDITEEIEVLLIPTESVREKIIRGEICVAGTVAALCLGLNFLKY; this comes from the coding sequence ATGACCAACTTACAAAAATGGAAAATTTTGCACTCAACAATGGTTTTAGACCATTATTGGTGTAAAGTCAGGCAAGATAAGCTACAGTTACCTAATGGTAAAATTATAGACGATTATTTTGTTAATTTGAAACAGGAAGTTGCTCTGATATTACCCATTACTAGCAACAGGGAAATTATTTTTGTCCGTCAATACAGGCATGCAGTGGGTGAGTTTTTCATTGAACTTCCTGCAGGAAGTTTTGACCCAGCACAAGAAAGTGCTGAAACAGCAGCCATCAGAGAACTTCAAGAAGAAACGGGTTATTTTGCCCAACGAGTCACCAAGATATCAACACTTTACGATAAACCTAGCAAAGATACCAATCAAATACATTTATTTTTAGCAGAAAATGTCACAAAAGTGGGAAGCCAAAATTTAGATATTACAGAAGAAATTGAAGTTCTTTTAATTCCTACAGAATCAGTCAGAGAAAAAATTATTCGAGGAGAAATTTGTGTTGCTGGAACTGTTGCGGCTTTGTGCTTGGGGTTAAATTTTTTGAAATACTAA
- a CDS encoding Rpn family recombination-promoting nuclease/putative transposase — protein MTADPLFYEIFKEIPELFFELIGSSEKDPSIYKFSAQEIKQRGFRLDGLLSTPDTYPDEPIYFIEAQSYKDDNFYNQFVAKVILYLTQYQPPNKQWYAVIIYNKKSHEGNFPEYLSFFKQHLLCFYLDELAKTPNQSLAVGVMRLIVEKKTPEKTGELARQLMSQAEQELTSAILKEKVLEFIQTVVIDKFTNLSLEEIAAMLGLESLKNTRVYQEAKQEGIQEGIQEGIQEGIQKNKIEMIPVLLDLGLTIEQTAERLKLDVETVRKHVQQ, from the coding sequence ATGACAGCAGATCCACTCTTCTATGAAATCTTTAAAGAAATTCCGGAGTTATTTTTTGAATTAATTGGCAGTTCGGAAAAAGACCCAAGTATTTACAAATTTAGCGCCCAAGAAATTAAACAAAGAGGATTTCGTTTAGATGGGCTGCTTTCAACTCCCGATACTTATCCAGATGAACCCATCTATTTTATTGAGGCACAGTCTTATAAAGATGATAATTTCTACAACCAGTTTGTTGCAAAAGTCATTCTTTATTTAACCCAATATCAACCACCTAATAAGCAATGGTACGCTGTCATTATTTATAATAAGAAAAGTCATGAAGGAAACTTTCCAGAATATTTAAGTTTTTTTAAACAGCACTTACTTTGCTTCTATCTTGATGAGTTGGCGAAAACTCCCAATCAATCATTGGCTGTGGGAGTCATGCGGTTAATAGTGGAAAAGAAAACTCCAGAAAAAACTGGAGAACTTGCCAGACAACTCATGAGTCAAGCCGAACAAGAGTTAACTAGTGCCATCTTGAAGGAAAAAGTTTTAGAATTTATTCAAACAGTGGTTATTGACAAGTTTACTAACTTGAGTCTGGAGGAAATAGCAGCTATGCTGGGTTTAGAGTCATTGAAAAATACCAGAGTTTACCAAGAAGCAAAACAAGAAGGTATACAAGAAGGTATACAAGAAGGTATACAAGAAGGTATACAGAAAAATAAGATAGAAATGATACCAGTCTTATTAGATCTGGGGTTAACGATTGAGCAGACGGCTGAACGTTTAAAGTTGGATGTAGAAACTGTCAGAAAACACGTTCAACAGTAA